A segment of the Candidatus Microthrix subdominans genome:
GCGACGGCCACCCCGGTCGGGTCGTTGAATTGGGCGGTGTTGCCGGGGCCGTCAGCAAACCCGGGGGTGCCGGTTCCGGCGAGGGTGGTGACCTGACCGGTGGTCGGGTTGATCGCCCGGATGCGCTGGTTTTCCTGGTCGGCGACGTAGACGGTGCCGTTCGGGGCGACCGCCACCCCGGTGGGGAAGTTGAATTGGGCGGTGTTGCCGGGGCCGTCAGCAAACCCGGCGGTGCTGCCGGCGAGGGTGGTGACCTGACCGGTGGTCGGGTTGATCGCCCGGATCCGATGGTTTCCCTGGTCGGCGACGTAGACGGTGCCGTTCGGGGCGACGGCCACCCCGGTGGGGTAGTTGAATTGGGCGGTGTTGCCGGGGCCGTCGGCAAAACCCTCGGTGCCGGTTCCGGCGAGGGTGGTGACCTGGCCGGTGGTCGGGTTGGTTACCCGAATCCGTTGGTTGAGGGTGTCGGCGACGTAGATGTTGCCGTTGGGGGCGAACGCCACCCCGTACGGGTTGTTGAATTGGGCGGTGTTGCCGGGGCCATCAGCGAAACCTCGAGTGCCGTTTCCGGCGAGGGTGGTGACGTTGCCGAGGTTGGGGTCCGGGCAGTTGTAGCGCCAGAGGAAAACGGCCATTTCGGCGCGGGTGACGTTGGCTTGGGGGGAGAAGGTGGTGGGTGTGGTGCCGGTGGTGATGCCGGCTTCGACGAGCCACGCAATGGCGGTGTTGGCGTAGCTGGTGGTGGGCACGTCGGTGAAGTGTTGTTGCCCGGCCGGGGCGGGTGCACCGGCGTTGCGCCACAGGAAGACGGCCATATCGGCGCGGGTGGTGTTGGCTTGGGGGGAGAAGGTGGTGGGTGTGGTGCCGGTGGTGATGCCGGCTTCGACGAGCCAGGAGATGGCGGTGTTGGCGAAGCTGGTGGTGGGCACGTCGGTGAAGTTCTGTTGCCCGGCCGGCGCGGGTTCACCGGCGTTGCGGTGGAGGAAGACGGCCATTTGGGCGCGGCTGGTGTTGGCTTGGGGGGTGAAGGTGGTGGGTGTGGTGCCGGTGGTGATGCCGGCTTCGACGAGCCACGCGATGGCGGTGTTGGCGAAGCTGGTGGTGGGCACGTCGGAAAACCCGTGCGGGGCCGGCGAGAAACACGACGCGTTCCCGACTCCTTGCAGCGCCGCCGGAGCGCCCGGAGCCGCGCCGGCAGGTACGCCGAGCTCCATGGTGGCGATTCCAAGGAGTAACGCCATCGACACCCAGATGCGCGACCGGCCGATTTTCATGCGTGGGTCCTCCCGTAGACGTGAAAGAGATTTACCACATCGGGTGATGTCAAACCGCATTCGGTGACGGCAGCCACCTGGTTAGGGGGTGGTGCGGTCGTTGGTGGTGCCGTTGCCGAGTTGGCCCTCGCTGTTGCGTCCCCAACACTTGGCGGTGTCGATGGTGGTTGCGCAGGTGTGGGAGGTGCCGGCGGTGATGGCGGACACCTCGGTGAGCCCGGTGACCGCTGTGGGGACGTTGCGCTGGGTGGTGGTGCCGTCGCCGAGCTGCCCCGAATCGTTCCAGCCCCAGCACTTGGCGGTGCCGTTGGTGGTTGCGCAGGTGTGGTAATCGCCGGCGGTGATGGCGGTGGCATTGGTGAGCCCGGTGACCGCTGTGGGGACGTTGCGCTGGGTGGTCGTGCCGTCGCCGAGTTCGCCGGCGAAGTTGCCGCCCCAGCACGTGGCGGTGCGGCCGACAGTGAGCGCGCAGGTGTGGGTGTCGCCGGCGGTGATGGCGGTGACGTTGCTCAGGCCGGCGACAAGCGTTGGAGCGAGGCGGGGGACATTGGTGTTCTGAGCGATTTGACCGTAGGCATTGTTGCCCCAGCATGTGACGGTGCGGTTGGCGAGAAGAGCGCAGGTGTGGGTGCCGCCGGCGGTGATGGCGGTGGCGTTGGTGAGCCCGGTGACCGCTGTGGGGGTGAGGCGCTTGGTGGTGGTGCCGTCGCCCAACCGCCCCGAATCGTTCCAGCCCCAGCACTTGGCCGTGCCGTTGTTGATCAGTGCGCAGGTGTGGTTGGTGCCGGCGGTGATGGCGGTGGCGTTGGTGAGCCCGGTGACCGCTGTGGGGGTGAGGCGTTGGGTGGTGGTGCCGTCGCCAAGTTCGCCGTCGGCGTTGGTGCCCCAGCATTTGGCGGTGCCGTTGCTGATGAGTGCGCAGGAGTGGTGGTCGCCGGTGGTGATGGCGGTGACGTCGGTCAGGCCGATGACGGGTGTGGGGGTGTTGCGTTGGGTGGTGGTGCCGTCACCGAGTTCCCCCGAAGTGTTCCAGCCCCAGCAGTCGACGGTGGCGTCGTCTCGCACGGCGCACGTGTGCCTCCCGCCGGCGGCCAGGCTGAGGGTGGGAGAGTCAAGCCCTCTGGCGCAGGTGTTGCGCCAGAGGAAGACGGCCATCTGGGCGCGGTTGACCTGGTCGTTGGGGGAGAAGGTGGTGGGTGTGGTGCCGGTGGTGATGCCGGCTTCGACGAGCCACGCAATGGCGGTGTTGGCGAAGTAGTTGGTGGGGACGTCGGTGAAGTTGTGGGGGCCGGCGGGTGCGGGTTCGCCGGCGTTGCGGTGGAGGAACACGGCCATCTGGGCGCGGTTGACCTGGTCGTTGGGGGAGAAGGTGGTGGGTGTGGTGCCGGTGGTGATGCCGGCTTCGACGAGCCAGGCGATGGCGGTGTTGGCGAAGTAGTTGGTGGGCACGTCGGTGAAGCTGTGGGGGCCGGCGGGTGCGGGTTGGCCGGCGTTGCGGTGAGAGGAAGACGGCCATTTCGGCGCGGGTGACCTTGTTGTTGGGGGAGAAGGTGGTGGGTGTGGTGCCGGTGGTGATGCCGGCTTCGACGAGCCACGCGATGGCGGTGTTGGCGAAGTAGTTGGTGGGCACGTCCGAGAACCCGTGCGGCGCCGGTGCGGAACACGACGCGTCGCCCACCCCCTGCGGCGCGGCCGGAGCGCCCGGAGCTGCGCTGGCAGGGCTGCCGCTCCCCACCGCGGCCAGCGTGCCGACGAGCAACACCATGAACATCAAGACGCGGGACCGATTGAACGTCATCCGAGCCCTCCCAAAGAATCGTGGACGTCACGTACAACACTCACAGTACTCGTCATATCGCTTGTTGTGAGGCACAGAGCGCCACGGCCTTCGCCAAGCTGGGCGTCACAGCGAAGCGGGGGTGGTCCCACGGTGGCTCGGCTACCTCATGGGCCCACTGGTTGGCCGATGGCACCCAGATGGCCCAGCCCCCCAGCTCGATCACCGGCAGGATGTCGCTTCGCACCGAGTTGCCGACCATCACGAACCGCTCGCCGTCTGCGCCCCAACGGCGGAGCAACGATCGGTAGTGGGCGACGTCCTTCTCGGGCAGGATCTCGACGCCGTCAAACCACTCTGCCAGGCCGCTGGCCGCCACCTTGGTTTCCTGCTCGAACAGATCGCCCTTGGTGATGATGCTGCGCTGGAGCCCGGAGTCGGCCAGCACCTCCAACGCGTCGACGACGCCGGGGTAGGGCTCGAGAGCATTGGTGAGCATCTCCCGGGACCAGCCGAGAATGCGGGCGATCTCGTCGCCGCCCACCGCCCCGTCGGACAACATGATC
Coding sequences within it:
- a CDS encoding S-layer homology domain-containing protein; its protein translation is MKIGRSRIWVSMALLLGIATMELGVPAGAAPGAPAALQGVGNASCFSPAPHGFSDVPTTSFANTAIAWLVEAGITTGTTPTTFTPQANTSRAQMAVFLHRNAGEPAPAGQQNFTDVPTTSFANTAISWLVEAGITTGTTPTTFSPQANTTRADMAVFLWRNAGAPAPAGQQHFTDVPTTSYANTAIAWLVEAGITTGTTPTTFSPQANVTRAEMAVFLWRYNCPDPNLGNVTTLAGNGTRGFADGPGNTAQFNNPYGVAFAPNGNIYVADTLNQRIRVTNPTTGQVTTLAGTGTEGFADGPGNTAQFNYPTGVAVAPNGTVYVADQGNHRIRAINPTTGQVTTLAGSTAGFADGPGNTAQFNFPTGVAVAPNGTVYVADQENQRIRAINPTTGQVTTLAGTGTPGFADGPGNTAQFNDPTGVAVAPNGTVYVADHDNHRIRAINPTTGQVTTLAGSTAGFADGPGNTAQFLYPQGVAVAPNGTVYVGDTGNNRIRAINPTTGRVTTLAGSNRRVC
- a CDS encoding HAD hydrolase-like protein; this translates as MATDAPFQPFAEALGPVELVGLDADDTLWETEGNFQNIQARFEELMAPYLASDAVAAAHLDDVERRNLEVFGYGVKGFTLSMIETAIMLSDGAVGGDEIARILGWSREMLTNALEPYPGVVDALEVLADSGLQRSIITKGDLFEQETKVAASGLAEWFDGVEILPEKDVAHYRSLLRRWGADGERFVMVGNSVRSDILPVIELGGWAIWVPSANQWAHEVAEPPWDHPRFAVTPSLAKAVALCASQQAI